A window of Polaromonas hydrogenivorans contains these coding sequences:
- the glyS gene encoding glycine--tRNA ligase subunit beta has product MTTKNLLVELFVEELPPKALKKLGDAFAGVLAEQLKALGLATAESVVTAYASPRRLAAHISHVWLKASDKAVQQKLMPVSVGLDSAGHATPALLKRLQALGADLSDPVAAVAALIRAPDGKAEALFYNSLVTGATLDTGLQKALEEAIAKLPIPKVMSYQLQTDCELPGWTSVNFVRPAHGLVALHGSTVVPVKVLGLTAGNTTHGHRFEAAVDPVLLVDADSYAVTLEIDGAVIASFAQRKAEIARQLAEAAAELGGGVQPIEDDALLDEVTALVERPNVLVCEFEKEFLDVPQECLILTMKANQKYFPLLDASGKLTNKFLVVSNISPEDASFVIGGNERVVRPRLADAKFFFDQDRKKTLASRVEGLGKVVYHNKLGTLGDRMRRVGDIAYQIGMKLAAVEGDSALAIHAQRAAQLAKADLVTDMVGEFPELQGTMGRYYALNDAVRQDIADAIEDHYKPRFAGDELPRGEVGVVVALADKLETLVGMFGIGNLPTGDKDPFALRRHALGVIRMLVEKDLSLGLAELIESAKIVFGDIWIKLPDGNVGLMKSSEWNLAPLLDFIYDRLSGSLREQGFSAQEVDSVVSQKPQRLGDVPKRLAAVRAFAALPEAPALAAANKRIGNILKKTLEVDPHVSELLLREPAEIALYAAMKDIVPQANAQFAASDYTASLQTLAALRAPVDAFFDGVMVNAEELDLRLNRQGLLKSLHDAMNRVADLSRLVA; this is encoded by the coding sequence ATGACCACCAAAAACCTTCTGGTCGAGTTGTTCGTGGAAGAGCTGCCGCCCAAGGCGCTCAAGAAGCTCGGCGATGCCTTTGCCGGCGTGCTGGCCGAGCAGCTCAAGGCGCTGGGCCTGGCCACGGCTGAATCGGTGGTCACGGCGTATGCCTCGCCGCGCCGCCTGGCCGCGCACATCAGCCACGTCTGGCTCAAGGCCTCCGACAAGGCCGTGCAGCAAAAACTCATGCCGGTGTCGGTCGGGCTCGATAGCGCCGGCCACGCCACGCCCGCGCTGCTGAAAAGGCTGCAGGCGCTGGGCGCCGACCTGTCCGATCCGGTGGCCGCTGTCGCCGCCTTGATACGCGCACCCGATGGCAAGGCCGAAGCGCTGTTCTACAACAGCCTGGTGACCGGCGCCACGTTAGATACCGGCCTGCAAAAAGCGCTGGAAGAAGCGATTGCCAAGCTGCCGATTCCGAAGGTCATGAGCTACCAGCTGCAAACCGACTGCGAGCTGCCCGGCTGGACCAGCGTGAATTTCGTGCGTCCGGCGCACGGCCTGGTCGCGCTGCATGGCAGCACCGTGGTGCCCGTCAAGGTGCTGGGCCTGACGGCCGGCAACACCACGCATGGCCACCGTTTTGAAGCCGCCGTTGATCCGGTGCTGCTGGTGGACGCCGACAGCTACGCCGTCACGCTGGAAATCGACGGCGCGGTGATCGCCAGCTTTGCCCAGCGCAAGGCCGAGATCGCGCGCCAGCTGGCCGAGGCGGCCGCCGAACTGGGCGGCGGCGTCCAGCCGATTGAAGACGACGCCCTGCTTGACGAAGTGACCGCGCTGGTCGAGCGGCCCAACGTGCTGGTCTGCGAGTTTGAAAAAGAGTTCCTCGATGTGCCGCAGGAATGCCTGATCCTGACGATGAAGGCGAACCAGAAATACTTTCCGCTGCTGGATGCCTCGGGGAAACTGACGAACAAGTTCCTCGTCGTCAGCAACATCAGCCCCGAAGACGCCAGCTTTGTCATCGGCGGCAACGAACGCGTGGTGCGCCCGCGCCTGGCCGATGCGAAGTTCTTTTTTGACCAGGACCGCAAGAAGACGCTGGCTTCGCGCGTTGAAGGCCTGGGCAAAGTTGTTTATCACAACAAGCTGGGCACCTTAGGCGATCGCATGAGACGCGTTGGTGATATCGCCTATCAAATTGGCATGAAGCTGGCTGCGGTCGAAGGGGATTCAGCGTTGGCGATTCACGCTCAGCGTGCAGCCCAGCTTGCAAAGGCTGATCTTGTCACTGACATGGTGGGCGAATTCCCTGAGTTGCAAGGCACGATGGGACGTTACTACGCGCTCAATGATGCGGTTCGGCAAGATATCGCCGATGCGATTGAAGATCATTACAAGCCGCGCTTTGCCGGTGACGAGTTGCCGCGTGGTGAAGTGGGCGTGGTCGTGGCGCTGGCCGACAAGCTGGAAACGCTGGTCGGCATGTTCGGCATTGGCAACCTGCCCACGGGTGACAAAGACCCGTTCGCGCTGCGCCGCCATGCGCTGGGCGTGATCCGGATGCTGGTTGAAAAAGACTTGTCGCTGGGCCTAGCCGAGTTAATTGAATCTGCGAAAATCGTATTTGGCGATATATGGATAAAGCTGCCTGACGGTAATGTCGGATTGATGAAGTCCAGTGAATGGAATCTGGCTCCCTTGCTCGACTTCATCTACGACCGCCTATCCGGCTCCCTGCGCGAACAAGGCTTCAGCGCCCAGGAAGTCGATTCAGTCGTCTCCCAAAAACCGCAGCGCCTCGGCGATGTGCCCAAGCGCCTAGCCGCCGTTCGCGCCTTCGCCGCGCTGCCTGAAGCCCCTGCGCTGGCCGCAGCCAACAAGCGCATCGGCAACATCCTCAAGAAAACGCTGGAAGTGGACCCGCATGTCAGCGAACTGCTGCTCAGGGAACCGGCTGAAATCGCCCTGTACGCCGCGATGAAAGACATCGTTCCCCAGGCCAACGCGCAGTTTGCCGCCAGCGAC
- the glyQ gene encoding glycine--tRNA ligase subunit alpha, with the protein MLTFQQIILKLQSYWADQGCALLQPYDMEVGAGTSHTATFLRALGPEPWKAAYVQPSRRPKDGRYGENPNRLQHYYQYQVVLKPAPANILELYLGSLEALGFDLKKNDIRFVEDDWENPTLGAWGLGWEVWLNGMEVTQFTYFQQVGGIDCKPATGEITYGLERLAMYLQGVDNVYNLTWTDGLTYGDVYKQNEVEQSTYNFEHSDTDFLFTAFSAHEKQAKHLVEQQLALPAYEQVLKAGHSFNLLDARGAISVTERAAYIGRIRNLARAVAQSYYESRERLGFPLAPREWVEQMTKTSKTTTKKGA; encoded by the coding sequence ATGCTCACTTTCCAGCAAATCATCCTGAAACTGCAGTCCTACTGGGCCGACCAGGGCTGCGCGCTTTTGCAGCCCTATGACATGGAAGTCGGCGCCGGGACTTCGCATACCGCTACATTTTTAAGAGCGCTTGGCCCCGAGCCGTGGAAAGCGGCCTATGTGCAGCCGAGCCGCCGCCCGAAAGACGGCCGCTATGGCGAAAACCCGAACCGCCTGCAGCACTACTACCAGTACCAGGTCGTGCTCAAGCCGGCGCCCGCCAACATCCTGGAGCTGTACCTGGGAAGCCTCGAAGCGCTGGGCTTCGATCTGAAGAAAAACGACATCCGTTTCGTCGAGGACGACTGGGAAAACCCGACGCTGGGCGCCTGGGGCCTGGGCTGGGAAGTCTGGCTCAATGGCATGGAGGTGACGCAGTTCACCTACTTCCAGCAGGTCGGCGGCATCGACTGCAAGCCGGCCACCGGCGAAATCACCTACGGCCTGGAGCGCCTGGCGATGTATTTGCAGGGCGTGGACAACGTCTATAACCTGACGTGGACCGACGGCTTGACCTATGGCGACGTGTACAAGCAGAACGAGGTCGAGCAATCGACCTACAACTTCGAGCATTCCGATACCGACTTCCTGTTCACCGCCTTCAGCGCGCATGAAAAGCAGGCCAAGCACCTGGTCGAGCAGCAACTGGCCTTGCCGGCCTACGAGCAGGTGCTCAAGGCGGGACACAGCTTCAATCTGCTCGACGCGCGCGGCGCCATCAGCGTGACCGAGCGCGCCGCCTACATCGGCCGCATCCGCAACCTGGCGCGTGCCGTTGCGCAAAGCTATTACGAGAGCCGCGAGCGCCTGGGTTTCCCCCTCGCGCCGCGCGAATGGGTGGAACAGATGACAAAAACAAGCAAGACGACGACGAAGAAGGGCGCCTGA
- a CDS encoding type II asparaginase: protein MASLAMAQAAKPNVVILATGGTIAGAGASALNSATYAAAKVGVDKLIAGLPELATVANVRGEQVFQVASESLTNENLLTLAKRVSALAKQADVDGIVITHGTDTVEETAYFLTLVERTNKPIVMVASMRPGTALSADGALNLFGAVSVAGSKDAMGKGVLLTMNDTIDSGRDVSKNVNIKTNAFSSQWGPLGLIVEGKNYWFRAPVKRHTMNSEFDIDTIDSLPNVEIAMGYEGVAPTAIEALGKSGIKALIHGGPGNGSVANRIVPYLQKARADGAIVIRSSRVPDGFVLRNAEQPDDKYDWVVAHDLRPQKARILAMVALTKTSDTKELQRIFWEY from the coding sequence ATGGCTTCCCTGGCCATGGCGCAGGCCGCCAAGCCCAATGTGGTGATTCTGGCCACCGGCGGCACGATTGCCGGCGCTGGCGCCTCGGCCCTGAACAGCGCGACCTACGCCGCCGCCAAAGTGGGTGTGGACAAGCTGATTGCCGGTCTGCCCGAATTGGCCACCGTAGCCAATGTGCGCGGCGAGCAGGTGTTTCAGGTCGCTTCTGAAAGCCTGACCAATGAAAACCTGCTGACCCTGGCCAAGCGCGTCTCGGCCCTGGCCAAGCAGGCCGATGTGGACGGCATCGTCATCACCCACGGCACCGACACAGTGGAAGAAACCGCCTACTTCCTGACCCTGGTGGAGCGCACCAACAAGCCCATCGTGATGGTCGCCTCGATGCGCCCCGGCACCGCCCTGTCAGCCGACGGCGCGCTGAATCTGTTTGGTGCCGTCTCGGTGGCCGGCAGCAAGGACGCCATGGGCAAGGGCGTGCTGCTGACCATGAACGACACCATCGACAGCGGCCGCGATGTGAGCAAGAACGTCAACATCAAGACCAACGCCTTTTCGAGCCAGTGGGGCCCGCTGGGCCTGATCGTTGAAGGCAAGAACTACTGGTTCCGCGCCCCGGTCAAACGCCACACCATGAACTCCGAGTTCGACATCGACACCATCGACTCGTTGCCGAATGTGGAAATCGCCATGGGTTATGAGGGCGTTGCCCCCACCGCCATCGAAGCGCTGGGCAAAAGCGGCATCAAGGCGCTGATCCATGGCGGCCCCGGCAATGGCTCGGTCGCCAATCGCATCGTGCCTTACCTGCAAAAAGCGCGTGCCGATGGCGCCATCGTGATTCGCAGCTCGCGCGTGCCTGACGGCTTTGTGCTGCGCAATGCCGAGCAGCCTGACGACAAGTACGACTGGGTGGTTGCGCACGATCTGCGCCCACAAAAGGCCCGCATCCTGGCCATGGTGGCTTTGACCAAGACCAGCGACACCAAGGAACTGCAACGCATTTTCTGGGAATATTGA
- a CDS encoding LysR family transcriptional regulator, producing the protein MNLRQLEVFQAVMQTGNMSAAARLICITPSAVSKTIGHTELQLGYKLFVRAKGTLAPTPEARVLFEESTLIHRKLDELKRMAINLRQVDGGQVRLAALPSISHEFLPLVLEQHLTRYPRVNVEVRTLHQDQMVEALLTRRVDFALGFYTHPHPLLTNTVLVSGLLHLVVKADIWERAVRARRQNPMTFLTSMPLVRLVGEDPMCQSIDALARHLGHSAPAGVQVHTSRLALELVRRGMGWTVVDFLTARNLDASLTAVPLHDFASISLQMYVATSTPPSQDALRMVGMLPGLLHQMMEHNSPPPRRE; encoded by the coding sequence ATGAACCTCAGGCAACTCGAAGTCTTTCAGGCCGTCATGCAAACCGGCAACATGAGCGCGGCCGCGCGGCTGATCTGCATCACGCCCTCGGCGGTCAGCAAAACCATCGGGCACACCGAGCTGCAACTGGGCTACAAGCTGTTCGTCAGGGCCAAGGGCACGCTGGCGCCCACGCCCGAGGCGCGCGTGCTGTTTGAAGAGTCCACCCTGATCCACCGCAAGCTCGACGAACTCAAGCGCATGGCCATCAACCTGCGCCAGGTGGATGGCGGACAGGTGCGGCTGGCGGCCCTTCCGTCCATCAGCCATGAGTTCTTGCCGCTGGTGCTGGAGCAGCATTTGACGCGCTATCCGCGCGTCAATGTGGAGGTGCGCACGCTGCACCAGGACCAGATGGTGGAGGCGCTGCTGACCCGGCGCGTGGACTTTGCCCTGGGTTTTTACACGCATCCGCACCCGCTGCTGACCAATACCGTGCTGGTGAGCGGCCTGCTGCACCTGGTCGTCAAGGCCGACATCTGGGAGCGCGCGGTGCGGGCGCGGCGCCAGAACCCGATGACTTTCCTGACCAGCATGCCGCTGGTCCGGCTGGTGGGCGAAGACCCGATGTGCCAGTCGATTGACGCGCTGGCCCGCCACCTGGGCCACTCGGCCCCGGCAGGCGTGCAGGTGCATACCTCGCGGCTGGCGCTGGAATTGGTCAGACGGGGCATGGGCTGGACGGTGGTGGACTTCCTGACCGCGCGCAATCTCGATGCGTCGCTCACGGCCGTGCCGCTGCATGACTTTGCGTCGATTTCGCTGCAGATGTATGTGGCCACCAGCACGCCGCCCAGCCAGGACGCCCTGCGCATGGTGGGCATGCTGCCCGGCTTGCTGCACCAGATGATGGAACACAACAGCCCGCCGCCCCGCCGGGAATGA
- the lnt gene encoding apolipoprotein N-acyltransferase has product MRSSSPVRFGSAGLKRPTQPPRNRLAWLQFAIFLIAGCAHAASMAWPFPLGSMLGLVQGQPVGWLQLLALALLAGQLDGASSWRRGAWLGGLFAVAMQCATFWWLFISLHVYGGLAAPLAVLSIVLLAAFLGLYYAAACGLFVAFAPVQAAWRALFFAAAWLLAELARVKFFTGFPWGEGGYAHVDGWARPLAAWVGVHGLTFVAALVAAWLAFCLLAPKTRWRAALAGVALSVTVAWLPVYNVGDVEPDPQLAKPMSVTLLQGNIPQDEKFVGGTGVVTALRWYGEQLQGAKGALVVAPETALPLLPQQLPEGYWQALQTRFATGDQAALIGLPLGDYDTGYSNSVIGLKPVQPGQAASLAPPEPYRYDKHHLVPFGEVIPPGFHWFIKLMNIPLGDFNRGAVGQPSFAWQGQRLAPNICYEDLFGEELGARFVDGRQAPTMFVNLSNIGWFGNTVAIDQHLQISRMRSLEFGRPMIRATNTGATVIINRLGEVTHSLPRHTRGALTGEVQGRSGITPYAWWVGRFGLWPLWALGLAVTGLAFLGRRR; this is encoded by the coding sequence ATGAGGTCTTCATCGCCCGTCCGCTTCGGATCAGCAGGCTTGAAACGCCCCACCCAGCCGCCGCGCAACCGGCTGGCATGGCTCCAGTTTGCTATTTTTTTAATAGCTGGTTGTGCGCATGCAGCAAGCATGGCGTGGCCCTTTCCCTTGGGCTCCATGCTGGGGCTGGTCCAGGGCCAGCCGGTGGGCTGGCTGCAGTTGCTGGCGCTGGCCTTGCTGGCCGGGCAGCTCGATGGCGCCAGCTCCTGGCGGCGCGGCGCCTGGCTGGGCGGCCTGTTTGCCGTCGCCATGCAGTGCGCCACCTTCTGGTGGCTGTTCATTTCACTGCATGTGTACGGCGGACTGGCTGCGCCGCTGGCGGTGCTGTCCATCGTGCTGCTGGCCGCATTCCTGGGGCTGTACTACGCTGCCGCTTGCGGGTTGTTTGTGGCCTTTGCGCCCGTCCAGGCTGCATGGCGTGCTCTGTTTTTTGCAGCGGCATGGCTGCTGGCCGAACTGGCGCGCGTCAAATTTTTCACCGGGTTTCCGTGGGGCGAGGGTGGTTATGCGCATGTGGACGGCTGGGCCAGGCCGCTGGCCGCCTGGGTCGGCGTGCATGGATTGACCTTTGTGGCCGCGCTGGTCGCTGCCTGGCTGGCTTTTTGTTTGCTCGCGCCCAAAACGCGCTGGCGGGCCGCGCTGGCGGGTGTGGCCCTGAGCGTCACCGTCGCCTGGCTGCCGGTTTATAACGTCGGCGATGTCGAGCCTGATCCGCAACTGGCCAAGCCGATGTCGGTCACTCTGCTGCAGGGCAATATTCCCCAGGACGAGAAATTCGTGGGCGGCACCGGCGTTGTCACCGCGCTGCGCTGGTATGGCGAACAGCTGCAGGGTGCCAAAGGCGCGCTGGTGGTGGCGCCTGAAACCGCGCTGCCGCTGCTGCCGCAGCAATTGCCCGAGGGCTACTGGCAGGCGCTGCAGACGCGCTTTGCCACCGGCGACCAGGCCGCGCTGATCGGCCTGCCGCTGGGCGACTACGACACCGGCTATTCGAATTCAGTGATTGGTTTGAAGCCGGTGCAGCCCGGCCAGGCTGCGTCGCTGGCGCCGCCTGAACCTTACCGCTACGACAAGCATCACCTGGTGCCTTTTGGCGAGGTGATTCCGCCCGGCTTTCACTGGTTCATCAAGCTGATGAACATCCCGCTGGGCGACTTCAACCGCGGCGCGGTGGGCCAGCCCTCGTTTGCCTGGCAGGGCCAGCGGCTGGCGCCCAACATCTGCTACGAGGATTTGTTCGGCGAGGAACTGGGCGCGCGCTTTGTCGATGGGCGCCAGGCGCCGACGATGTTCGTCAACCTCAGCAATATCGGCTGGTTCGGCAACACCGTGGCGATTGACCAGCATTTGCAGATCTCGCGCATGCGCTCGCTGGAGTTTGGCCGGCCGATGATTCGCGCCACCAACACCGGCGCCACCGTCATCATCAACCGCCTAGGCGAGGTCACGCATTCGCTGCCGCGCCACACCCGGGGCGCGCTGACGGGCGAGGTGCAGGGCCGCAGCGGCATCACGCCCTACGCCTGGTGGGTCGGGCGATTCGGGCTCTGGCCGCTGTGGGCGCTGGGCCTGGCGGTGACGGGGCTGGCCTTCCTGGGCCGGCGCCGCTGA
- a CDS encoding HlyC/CorC family transporter encodes MSDVPPSRSSKPEDKRGFLQKLAEMLHPGPDSKDELIETLVEAQDNEVIGQQSREMLEGVIRMADMTAGDVMVAAPRMDLVNINAPFDELLHLIIDTAHSRFPVFEDEKENIIGILMAKDLLKLQRAPELNIRALLRPAVFVPESKGLNELLREFRGNHNHLAVVIDEFGRVAGLITIEDVLEQIVGEIEDEFDIAEDAGDIFALTDHTYRVSGDTSVERVNESFEVLLPDTDFETIGGLVAHEMGHVPKRGEHYALAGLQFTVLHTKGGAVRWFKVSPAAVIQTSDAL; translated from the coding sequence GTGTCCGATGTTCCTCCCAGTCGGTCTTCCAAGCCGGAAGACAAGCGCGGCTTTTTGCAAAAGCTCGCTGAAATGCTCCACCCCGGTCCGGACTCCAAGGACGAATTGATCGAAACCCTGGTGGAAGCCCAGGACAACGAAGTCATCGGCCAGCAAAGCCGCGAAATGCTCGAAGGCGTGATCCGCATGGCCGACATGACGGCTGGCGATGTCATGGTGGCCGCGCCGCGCATGGACCTGGTCAACATCAATGCGCCCTTCGATGAGCTGCTGCACCTGATCATCGACACCGCCCATTCGCGCTTTCCGGTGTTCGAGGATGAAAAGGAAAACATCATCGGCATCCTGATGGCCAAGGACTTGCTCAAGCTCCAGCGCGCGCCCGAACTCAACATCCGGGCGCTGCTGCGTCCGGCGGTGTTCGTTCCCGAAAGCAAGGGACTGAACGAGCTGCTGCGCGAATTCCGGGGCAACCATAACCACCTGGCCGTTGTGATCGACGAGTTCGGCCGTGTCGCCGGCCTGATCACGATTGAAGACGTGCTGGAGCAGATCGTCGGCGAGATCGAGGACGAATTCGACATTGCCGAAGACGCGGGCGATATTTTTGCCCTGACCGACCATACCTACCGCGTGAGCGGCGACACCTCGGTCGAGCGGGTCAACGAGTCGTTCGAGGTGCTGCTCCCGGACACCGACTTCGAAACCATTGGCGGCCTGGTCGCGCATGAAATGGGCCACGTTCCCAAGCGCGGCGAGCATTACGCATTGGCCGGCCTGCAGTTCACCGTGCTGCACACCAAGGGCGGCGCCGTGCGCTGGTTCAAGGTGTCGCCTGCGGCTGTCATTCAAACGTCCGACGCCCTGTGA
- a CDS encoding GNAT family N-acetyltransferase produces the protein MVHPSTLLKASFQASKAFFRPPVQDGASRPGAPSVMVPIRSIGPSHRGRIAAHLLSLEPQDRYLRFGYSANDEQIRRYVDGLNFERDEIFGIYNRRLELIAMAHLAFTTDPELKSCAEFGVSVLAHARGRGYGARLFDRAVMHSRNEGIEMMFIHALSENTAMLSIACKAGATVERDGSETEAYLKLRPANLDSRMSELFDEQIAQTDYRLKVQARQFWSFLALLQEVRRGVRDSRDRMKK, from the coding sequence ATGGTTCATCCCAGCACACTTTTAAAGGCATCCTTCCAGGCGAGCAAGGCGTTTTTCCGCCCGCCCGTGCAGGACGGCGCATCTCGCCCTGGCGCCCCGTCGGTCATGGTGCCGATCCGCTCCATCGGCCCCAGCCACCGCGGGCGCATCGCCGCGCATTTGCTGTCGCTTGAGCCCCAGGACCGTTACCTGCGCTTTGGCTACTCGGCCAATGACGAGCAGATCCGGCGTTACGTGGACGGACTCAATTTTGAGCGTGACGAAATTTTTGGCATTTACAACCGCAGGCTTGAGCTGATTGCCATGGCGCATCTGGCCTTTACCACCGATCCCGAACTCAAGAGCTGTGCCGAGTTTGGCGTTTCGGTGCTGGCGCATGCGCGCGGCCGGGGTTATGGCGCCCGCCTGTTTGACCGGGCCGTGATGCATTCGCGCAATGAGGGCATCGAGATGATGTTCATCCATGCGCTGAGCGAAAACACCGCCATGTTGAGCATCGCCTGCAAGGCTGGCGCCACGGTGGAGCGCGACGGCTCCGAAACCGAAGCCTACCTCAAGCTGCGGCCGGCGAACCTGGATTCGCGCATGAGCGAGCTGTTCGATGAGCAGATCGCGCAGACCGACTACCGGCTCAAGGTGCAGGCCCGGCAGTTCTGGAGTTTTCTGGCGCTGCTGCAGGAAGTCAGGCGCGGTGTGCGGGACAGCCGCGACCGCATGAAAAAGTAG